A window from Mangifera indica cultivar Alphonso chromosome 2, CATAS_Mindica_2.1, whole genome shotgun sequence encodes these proteins:
- the LOC123208617 gene encoding copper transporter 1-like yields the protein MNGFYGLDHRYGVPFSMQRTFFWSKNSEILFSGWPGTSSGMYALALIFVFVLAVVVEWLSHCKLIKPESNHVVAAFFQTFLHAIRVGLTYLVILALVSFNGGVFLAAVVGHILGFLLFGSRLFKRSTPTPLTAKTADV from the coding sequence ATGAATGGTTTTTATGGTTTGGATCATCGATATGGCGTACCCTTCAGCATGCAGAGGACATTCTTTTGGAGCAAAAACTCTGAGATTCTCTTCTCGGGTTGGCCTGGAACAAGCTCTGGGATGTATGCGCTAGCCTTgatctttgtttttgttctcGCTGTCGTTGTCGAATGGCTCTCTCATTGCAAATTGATTAAACCTGAATCCAACCATGTAGTCGCTGCTTTCTTTCAGACTTTCTTGCATGCCATAAGGGTTGGCCTTACTTACTTGGTGATTCTGGCTCTCGTGTCGTTCAATGGAGGTGTTTTCTTGGCTGCTGTAGTTGGACATATCTTGGGGTTTTTGCTTTTCGGTAGTCGGTTGTTCAAAAGGTCAACACCAACACCTCTTACCGCTAAAACCGCTGATGTTTAG
- the LOC123200014 gene encoding 18.2 kDa class I heat shock protein-like — MSLIPSFFGNRRSSVIDPFALDVWDTFKDFSSLATRFPQETSAFVNTRIDWRETPEAHVFKADLPGLRKEEVKVEIEDNNVLQISGERKVEKEDKNDTWHRVERSSGMFSRRFKLPENVKMDEIKASMENGVLTVTIPKVEAKTPDVKAIEISG, encoded by the coding sequence ATGTCGTTGATTCCAAGCTTCTTCGGTAACCGACGCAGCAGTGTGATCGATCCCTTCGCTCTCGATGTTTGGGATACATTTAAGGACTTTTCTTCACTCGCCACTCGTTTCCCTCAAGAAACCTCTGCTTTTGTCAACACCCGGATAGACTGGAGGGAAACCCCGGAGGCTCACGTCTTCAAGGCCGATCTTCCGGGACTCAGGAAAGAGGAAGTGAAGGTGGAGATCGAAGATAACAACGTGCTTCAAATTAGCGGAGAGAGGAAGGTAGAGAAGGAAGACAAGAACGACACGTGGCATCGTGTGGAAAGAAGTAGTGGGATGTTCTCCAGGAGGTTTAAGTTGCCGGAGAATGTGAAGATGGATGAAATCAAGGCTTCCATGGAGAACGGAGTTTTGACTGTCACTATTCCTAAAGTTGAGGCGAAGACACCTGACGTCAAGGCCATCGAAATCTCTGGTTAA
- the LOC123209714 gene encoding copper transporter 1-like, with translation MNDMSGHGHDHGMAPPPTMNGTGMMRGHKMMMHMTFFWGKNTEVLFHGWPGMENTGMYVLALFFVFAMSVLVEWLSHSRIIKPGRSDVAAGVIQTLMYAIRVGLAYMVMLAVMSFNGGIFLVAIVGHSLGFLLFGSRVFRKTEIPYSMKTSDLPPSSCSC, from the coding sequence ATGAATGATATGAGTGGCCATGGCCATGACCATGGAATGGCGCCACCGCCCACAATGAACGGCACTGGGATGATGCGCGGCCACAAGATGATGATGCACATGACATTCTTCTGGGGAAAGAACACTGAAGTCCTCTTCCATGGTTGGCCTGGTATGGAAAATACCGGCATGTACGTGTTAGCCCTGTTTTTTGTATTTGCGATGTCGGTCCTAGTCGAGTGGCTCTCACATAGCCGAATTATCAAACCGGGTCGAAGCGACGTCGCCGCGGGTGTCATTCAAACTTTGATGTACGCAATTAGGGTTGGGCTTGCCTACATGGTCATGCTTGCTGTCATGTCTTTTAACGGTGGTATATTTCTTGTGGCCATTGTTGGCCATTCTTTAGGTTTTTTATTGTTTGGCAGTAGGGTTTTCAGGAAGACAGAAATCCCATATTCTATGAAAACCTCAGATCTACCTCCGTCGAGTTGTTCTTGttga
- the LOC123204516 gene encoding UDP-glycosyltransferase 76B1-like yields the protein MENQREQRCSRLVFVLYPFQGHINPMLQLATIMYSKGFSITIVHPQFNSPDPSKHPQFTFTPISDDLSQGKVSTSDLFGTISALNRNCEEPLKEYIEKMLKAEDTHDRIACIIYDGLMFFAQSVADRLKLPGMSVRTSAAASILAYAVFRRHDEQGYISFLDLMSKDQETELQPLRLKDLVMLRSQNVPELIGELRANLTDSVKKSSAIIVNTMDFLEQNVVKQIQGLFPAFVFTIGPFHKLAPNISSSLLKEDTNCISWLDRQAPNSVIYVSFGSIASMDEKEFLETYWGLANSDQPFLWVVRPGLVRGSKSVELLPKSFEERVGDKGCIVEWAPQLEVLAHGAVGGFWSHCGWNSTLESICEGVPMLCRPFFGDQCLNAIYVCDVWKVGLELENELEKGNIEKAVRTLMVNTEGNEMRKRAMHLKEKVNLSLRQGGSCYNSLNELAEQMLSLRSN from the exons ATGGAGAATCAAAGAGAACAAAGATGCAGCCGCTTGGTGTTTGTGTTGTACCCATTTCAAGGCCACATCAACCCCATGCTTCAGCTAGCCACTATCATGTATTCAAAAGGTTTTTCAATCACCATTGTTCATCCACAATTCAACTCTCCTGACCCTTCTAAACACCCCCAATTCACCTTCACACCCATATCAGATGACTTGTCCCAAGGCAAAGTCTCCACTTCTGATCTTTTTGGTACCATTTCAGCTCTAAACAGGAATTGCGAAGAACCGCTGAAAGAATACATAGAAAAGATGCTGAAGGCTGAGGATACACATGATCGTATCGCATGTATTATTTATGATGGGCTCATGTTCTTTGCTCAATCTGTCGCTGATCGTCTGAAGCTACCAGGAATGAGTGTTCGGACGAGCGCTGCTGCCTCAATTTTAGCTTATGCTGTGTTTCGTCGTCATGATGAGCAAGGCTATATCTCCTTCCTAG ATTTAATGTCAAAAGACCAAGAGACCGAGCTCCAGCCCCTCCGGCTTAAGGACCTGGTCATGTTAAGGAGTCAAAACGTTCCTGAGTTGATCGGCGAATTGAGAGCCAATCTAACCGATTCGGTGAAAAAGTCTTCAGCTATAATTGTGAATACAATGGATTTTCTCGAACAAAATGTTGTCAAACAAATTCAAGGGCTCTTTCCAGCTTTTGTTTTTACCATAGGCCCTTTTCACAAGCTGGCTCCAAACATTTCCAGTTCATTACTGAAGGAAGATACTAATTGCATTTCCTGGCTAGACAGACAAGCGCCAAACTCTGTCATCTATGTAAGCTTTGGGAGCATTGCTAGCATGGATGAAAAGGAGTTTCTTGAGACATATTGGGGGCTAGCCAACAGTGATCAGCCCTTCTTGTGGGTGGTAAGGCCTGGTTTGGTTCGTGGCTCGAAATCCGTAGAACTATTGCCTAAGAGTTTTGAAGAAAGAGTTGGAGACAAGGGTTGCATAGTGGAATGGGCGCCACAATTAGAAGTGCTAGCACATGGTGCTGTGGGAGGATTTTGGAGCCATTGCGGTTGGAATTCTACTCTCGAAAGTATTTGTGAAGGAGTTCCAATGCTGTGTAGGCCATTTTTTGGTGATCAGTGCTTGAACGCGATTTATGTGTGTGACGTGTGGAAAGTAGGCCTTGAATTGGAGAATGAGTTGGAGAAGGGAAATATAGAGAAAGCTGTAAGAACACTCATGGTGAACACAGAAGGAAATGAGATGAGGAAGAGGGCCATGCATTTGAAAGAGAAAGTGAACCTCTCACTGAGGCAAGGTGGTTCTTGCTACAATTCACTGAATGAATTAGCTGAGCAAATGCTGTCACTCAGATCAAACTAG
- the LOC123204525 gene encoding UDP-glucose iridoid glucosyltransferase-like, with product MEKQGKRSNRLVLVPGSFQGHLNPMLQLGSILYSRGFSITIAHTKFNSPNPSNHPDFDFVTISDASYDSDLSSGNILTIISRLNVNCKAPFQECLARLMEKHNSVEEKISCIIYDEIMYFSAAVADQLKLPSIILRTAGAAAVLFRDATVPQAVVTNFLKGLGSNDIVPEFYPLRLKDLPFSKFGSLETMSKLVNELRKTGNSSAIIYNTVEFLEQSSLARIRQQCHLPLFSIGPLNKFAPALSSILFHEDISCMRWLDKQTNDNTVIYVSLGSITQIDENELAEMAWGLANSKQPFLWVIRPGSVRCSEWIEALPEGFKGAIGERGCIVKWAAQEKVLAHAKVGGFWSHCGWNSTMESLSEGVPMICRPNSGDQRVNARYISHVWKVGLELESELNRREVERAVRRLMVDKEGLEMRQNAMELKEKIQLCLKEGGSSYTSLNELVKFIKSF from the exons ATGGAGAAGCAAGGAAAGAGAAGTAACCGGTTGGTGCTAGTGCCAGGTTCATTCCAGGGACACCTGAACCCGATGCTTCAACTGGGCTCCATTCTTTACTCCCGGGGCTTCTCCATCACCATTGCACACACCAAATTTAACTCCCCCAACCCTTCAAATCACcctgattttgattttgtaaccATCTCGGATGCCTCGTATGATAGCGATCTTTCCTCAGGGAATATACTAACTATAATCTCGCGTCTCAATGTCAACTGCAAAGCTCCATTTCAAGAATGTTTGGCTCGGTTGATGGAGAAACATAATTCGGTTGAAGAGAAAATCTCCTGCATCATTTATGATGAAATCATGTATTTCTCTGCAGCAGTGGCTGATCAGCTGAAGCTTCCTAGCATTATCTTGCGCACAGCTGGTGCAGCCGCCGTCCTATTTCGCGATGCGACTGTCCCACAGGCAGTAGTTACCAATTTCTTAAAAG GTCTTGGATCAAATGACATAGTGCCCGAATTTTATCCCCTCAGGTTAAAGGATCTACCTTTTTCGAAATTCGGGTCATTAGAAACAATGTCAAAACTGGTGAATGAGTTGCGAAAAACTGGAAATTCTTCGGCTATCATCTATAACACAGTAGAATTCCTTGAGCAATCCTCTCTGGCAAGGATCCGACAACAATGCCACCTTCCACTCTTCTCCATTGGCCCTCTCAACAAATTTGCGCCAGCCTTATCAAGCATCTTGTTCCACGAAGATATCAGCTGCATGAGATGGCTTGACAAGCAAACTAATGATAACACAGTAATTTATGTCAGCTTGGGGAGTATAACACAGATTGATGAGAATGAGCTAGCTGAAATGGCGTGGGGCCTAGCCAACAGCAAGCAGCCTTTCTTATGGGTGATTCGACCAGGCTCAGTGCGTTGTTCAGAATGGATTGAGGCATTGCCTGAAGGCTTTAAAGGAGCTATTGGAGAAAGAGGATGCATTGTTAAATGGGCGGCCCAGGAGAAGGTGTTGGCACATGCCAAGGTGGGAGGATTTTGGAGCCATTGTGGCTGGAACTCAACAATGGAAAGTCTAAGTGAAGGTGTTCCAATGATCTGCAGACCAAATTCTGGAGACCAGAGGGTGAATGCAAGATATATTAGTCATGTGTGGAAAGTGGGGTTGGAATTGGAGAGTGAGTTGAATAGAAGGGAAGTGGAAAGAGCAGTGAGAAGACTAATGGTTGATAAAGAGGGATTGGAGATGAGGCAGAATGCCATGGAATTGAAGGAGAAGATTCAACTTTGCCTTAAAGAAGGAGGTTCTTCTTACACTTCCTTGAATGAGCTAGTAAAATTTATCAAGTCATTTTGA
- the LOC123200546 gene encoding UDP-glucose iridoid glucosyltransferase-like has product MAKQERRCRNLVLVPCPFQGHINPMLQLGTLLHSRGFSITIAHAQFNSPQTSSHPEFVFQSLPDGISSKPDMPREFLVFMSNLNFNCRAPFQEFLTQMIEKQEQQNQQPSIIYDALMYFAETVASHLKLPSIILQTGSVASMLTYHTYPRLRDEGYIPPQDCDSTELVPGLHPLRFKDLPSNTFDDLDDTLQLIDTLSNIGSSSAIIWNSMDYLEQSSLAQYQQKFRVPNFSIGPMHKIASASSSGLLEEDSSCISWLDKRGPNSVIYVSFGSIASVDAKALTEMAWGLANSKQPFLWVLRPDTVHGAEPIDWWLPEDFKETVGERGCTVNWAPQQEVLAHGAVGGFWSHCGWNSTIESVSEGVPMICRPCFGDQKVNTRYIGHVWRTGFELENDLERGKIERAIKRLMVEKEGEEMRQKAAELKVKTEISIKKGGSSYNSLNKLVEHIMSV; this is encoded by the exons ATGGCAAAGCAGGAGCGGAGGTGCCGCAACTTGGTGCTAGTTCCATGTCCATTCCAAGGACACATAAATCCAATGCTTCAGCTCGGCACCCTCCTTCACTCTAGGGGTTTCTCCATCACTATTGCTCATGCTCAATTCAATTCTCCTCAAACTTCGAGTCACCCTGAATTTGTCTTCCAGTCGCTACCAGATGGCATATCATCCAAACCTGACATGCCTCgtgaatttttagttttcatgTCGAATCTTAACTTCAACTGTAGAGCTCCATTCCAGGAATTTCTGACTCAGATGATAGAAAAACAGGAGCAGCAAAACCAACAGCCCAGCATAATTTATGATGCACTCATGTACTTTGCAGAAACAGTGGCTAGTCATTTGAAGCTGCCTAGTATCATCTTACAAACTGGCAGTGTTGCCAGTATGTTGACCTACCATACATATCCTCGACTCCGAGACGAAGGTTATATTCCTCCACAAG ATTGCGACTCAACAGAGTTAGTTCCAGGGCTTCATCCCCTCAGATTCAAGGATTTACCATCAAAcacttttgatgatttagatgacacTCTGCAATTAATTGATACACTAAGCAATATAGGATCATCTTCAGCCATCATTTGGAATAGTATGGACTACCTTGAACAATCATCTTTAGCACAATACCAACAGAAATTTCGAGTTCCTAACTTCTCTATAGGTCCTATGCACAAAATTGCTTCGGCTTCCTCTAGTGGCTTACTGGAAGAGGACAGCAGTTGCATCTCATGGCTTGACAAGCGAGGACCCAACTCGGTTATATATGTTAGTTTTGGAAGCATAGCATCCGTGGATGCCAAAGCGCTAACAGAAATGGCTTGGGGCCTAGCCAACAGCAAGCAACCTTTCTTGTGGGTGCTTAGGCCTGATACAGTTCACGGAGCAGAACCTATTGATTGGTGGTTGCCTGAGGACTTTAAAGAAACTGTGGGAGAAAGAGGCTGCACAGTGAATTGGGCACCACAACAAGAAGTATTGGCACATGGTGCTGTGGGAGGGTTTTGGAGCCACTGTGGTTGGAATTCAACCATTGAAAGTGTAAGTGAAGGTGTTCCAATGATTTGTAGGCCATGTTTTGGGGATCAAAAGGTGAACACAAGGTACATCGGCCATGTATGGAGAACTGGGTTTGAGTTGGAAAATGATCTGGAAAGAGGGAAGATAGAGAGAGCTATAAAAAGGCTGATGGTGGAAAAAGAAGGAGAGGAGATGAGGCAGAAGGCAGCAGAACTGAAAGTAAAAACTGAAATTAGTATCAAGAAAGGTGGATCTTCCTATAATTCTTTGAATAAATTAGTAGAGCATATAATGTcagtttaa
- the LOC123200560 gene encoding uncharacterized protein LOC123200560, which produces MGFRCPWNEPGTSTNRAKVYVIRRNTARSARAARAESTKGTNRGLTVAKPQEMEQVAERHSSIVRTTVSQLIPESAEKSRNEVAPREERKYCARRVGVSTFGKEEKGRKIRELVKRERASL; this is translated from the exons ATGGGGTTCAGGTGTCCCTGGAATGAACCTGGCACTAGCACCAACCG AGCTAAAGTTTATGTGATAAGGAGGAATACAGCCAGGTCAGCAAGGGCAGCCAGGGCAGAGTCTACAAAGGGTACTAATCGAGGTTTAACTGTTGCAAAGCCTCAAGAAATGGAGCAAGTAGCCGAAAGACATTCCTCTATAGTTAGGACAACAGTTTCCCAACTAATACCAGAGTCTGCAGAGAAATCAAGAAATGAGGTGGCAccaagagaagagagaaaatactGTGCAAGAAGAGTGGGTGTATCAACCTTCGGGAAGGAAGAGAAAGGGAGAAAAATTAGAGAATTGGTGAAAAGGGAGAGAGCCAGCCTCTAG
- the LOC123200552 gene encoding UDP-glucose iridoid glucosyltransferase-like → MEKQGKRSNRLVLVPGSFQGHLNPMLQLGSILYSRGFSITIAHTKFNSPNPSNHPDFDFVTISDASYDSDLSSGNILTIISRLNVNCKAPFQECLARLMEKHNSVEEKISCIIYDEIMYFSAAVADQLKLPSIILRTAGAAAVLCRDATVPQAEVTNFLKGLGSNDIVPEFYPLRLKDLPFSKFGSLETMSKLVNELRKTGNSSAIIYNTVEFLEQSSLARIRQQCHLPLFSIGPLNKFAPALSSILFHEDTSCMRWLDKQTNDNTVIYVSLGSITQIDENELAEMAWGLANSKQPFLWVIRPGSVRCSEWIEALPEGFKETIGERGCIVKWAAQEKVLAHAKVGGFWSHCGWNSTMESLIEGVPMICRPNSGDQRVNARYISHVWKVGLELESELNRREVERAVRRLMVEKEGLEIRQNAMELKEKIQLCLKEGGSSYTSLNELVKFIESF, encoded by the exons ATGGAGAAGCAAGGAAAGAGAAGTAACCGGTTGGTGCTAGTGCCAGGTTCATTCCAGGGACACCTGAACCCCATGCTTCAACTGGGCTCCATTCTTTACTCCCGGGGCTTCTCCATTACCATTGCACACACCAAATTTAACTCCCCCAACCCTTCAAATCACcctgattttgattttgtaaccATCTCGGATGCCTCGTATGATAGCGATCTTTCCTCAGGGAATATACTAACTATAATCTCGCGTCTCAATGTCAACTGCAAAGCTCCTTTTCAAGAATGTTTGGCTCGGTTGATGGAGAAACATAATTCGGTTGAAGAGAAAATCTCCTGCATCATTTATGATGAAATCATGTATTTCTCTGCAGCAGTGGCTGATCAGCTGAAGCTTCCTAGCATTATCTTGCGCACAGCTGGTGCAGCCGCCGTCCTATGTCGCGATGCGACTGTCCCACAGGCAGAAGTCACCAATTTCTTAAAAG GTCTTGGATCAAATGACATAGTGCCCGAATTTTATCCCCTCCGGTTAAAGGATCTACCTTTTTCGAAATTCGGGTCATTAGAAACAATGTCAAAACTGGTGAATGAGTTGCGAAAAACTGGAAATTCTTCAGCTATCATCTATAACACAGTAGAATTCCTTGAGCAATCCTCTCTGGCAAGGATCCGACAACAATGCCACCTTCCACTCTTCTCCATTGGCCCTCTCAACAAATTTGCGCCAGCCTTATCAAGCATCTTGTTCCACGAAGATACCAGCTGCATGAGATGGCTTGACAAGCAAACTAATGATAACACAGTAATATATGTCAGCTTGGGGAGTATAACACAGATTGATGAGAATGAGCTAGCTGAAATGGCGTGGGGCCTAGCCAACAGCAAGCAGCCTTTCTTATGGGTGATTCGACCAGGCTCAGTGCGTTGTTCAGAATGGATTGAGGCATTGCCTGAAGGCTTTAAAGAAACTATTGGAGAAAGAGGATGCATTGTTAAATGGGCGGCCCAGGAGAAGGTGTTGGCACATGCCAAGGTGGGAGGATTTTGGAGCCATTGTGGCTGGAACTCAACAATGGAAAGTCTAATTGAAGGTGTTCCAATGATCTGCAGACCAAATTCTGGAGACCAGAGGGTGAATGCAAGATATATTAGTCATGTGTGGAAAGTGGGGTTGGAATTGGAGAGTGAGTTGAATAGAAGGGAAGTAGAAAGAGCAGTGAGAAGACTAATGGTTGAGAAAGAGGGATTGGAGATTAGGCAGAATGCCATGGAATTGAAGGAGAAGATTCAACTTTGCCTTAAAGAAGGAGGTTCTTCTTACACTTCCTTGAATGAGCTAGTAAAATTTATCGAGTCATTTTGA
- the LOC123200565 gene encoding UDP-glucose iridoid glucosyltransferase-like, whose product MAKQGRRCRNLVLVPCPFQGHINPMLQLGTLLHSRGFPITIAHAQFNSPQTSNHPEFFFQSLPDGISSKPDMPREFLVFLSSLNFNCRAPFQEFLSQMIEIQKQQDQQPCIIYDALMYFAETVASHLKLPSIILQTGSVASILTYFAYPRLRGEGYIPPQDCDSTELVPGLHPLRFKDLPSNTFDDLDDTLQLIDTLSNIGSSSAIIWNTVDYLEQSSLVQYQQKFRVPNFSIGPMNKIASASSSSLPEEDSSCISWLDKRGPNSVIYVSFGSIASVDAKALTEMAWGLANSKQPFLWVLRPDTVHGAEPIDWWLPEDFRETVGERGCIVNWAPQQEVLAHGAVGGFWSHCGWNSTIESISEGVPMICRPCFGDQKVNTRYIGHIWRTGFELENDLERGKIERAIKRLMVEKEGEEMRQKAAELKEKTEISIKKGGSSYNSLNKLVEHIMSV is encoded by the exons ATGGCAAAGCAGGGGCGGAGATGCCGCAACCTGGTGCTAGTTCCATGTCCATTCCAAGGACACATAAATCCAATGCTTCAGCTCGGCACCCTCCTTCACTCTAGAGGTTTCCCCATCACTATTGCTCATGCACAATTCAATTCTCCTCAAACTTCCAATCACCCTGAATTTTTCTTCCAGTCGCTACCAGATGGCATATCATCCAAACCAGACATGCCTCgtgaatttttagttttcttgtcGAGTCTTAACTTCAACTGTAGAGCTCCATTCCAGGAATTTCTGAGTCAGATGATAGAAATACAGAAGCAGCAAGACCAACAGCCCTGCATAATCTATGATGCACTCATGTACTTTGCAGAAACAGTTGCTAGTCATTTGAAGCTGCCCAGTATCATCTTACAAACTGGCAGCGTTGCCAGTATACTGACCTACTTTGCATATCCTCGACTCCGAGGGGAAGGTTACATTCCTCCACAAG ATTGCGACTCAACAGAGTTAGTGCCAGGGCTTCATCCCCTCAGATTCAAGGATTTACCATCGAAcacttttgatgatttagatgacacTCTGCAATTAATTGATACACTAAGCAATATAGGATCATCTTCGGCCATCATTTGGAATACTGTGGACTACCTTGAACAATCATCTTTGGTACAATACCAACAGAAATTTCGAGTTCCTAACTTCTCTATAGGTCCTATGAACAAAATTGCTTCGGCTTCCTCTAGTAGCTTACCGGAAGAGGACAGCAGTTGCATCTCATGGCTTGACAAGCGAGGACCCAACTCAGTTATATATGTTAGTTTTGGAAGCATAGCATCCGTGGATGCCAAAGCGCTAACAGAAATGGCTTGGGGCCTAGCCAACAGCAAGCAACCTTTCTTGTGGGTGCTTAGGCCTGATACAGTTCACGGAGCAGAACCTATTGATTGGTGGTTGCCTGAGGACTTTAGAGAAACTGTGGGAGAAAGAGGCTGCATAGTGAATTGGGCACCACAACAAGAAGTATTGGCACATGGTGCTGTGGGAGGGTTTTGGAGCCACTGTGGTTGGAATTCAACCATTGAAAGTATAAGTGAAGGTGTTCCAATGATTTGTAGGCCATGTTTTGGGGATCAAAAGGTGAACACAAGGTACATCGGCCATATATGGAGAACTGGGTTTGAGTTGGAAAATGATCTGGAAAGAGGGAAGATAGAGAGAGCTATAAAAAGGCTGATGGTGGAAAAAGAAGGAGAGGAGATGAGGCAGAAGGCAGCAGAACtgaaagaaaaaactgaaatcaGTATCAAGAAAGGTGGATCTTCATATAATTCTTTGAATAAATTAGTAGAGCATATAATGTcagtttaa
- the LOC123209392 gene encoding UDP-glycosyltransferase 76E2-like, translated as MENQGRRRCRKLVLVPCPFQGHINPMLQLGTILHSRGFSITIAHAQFNSPQTSNHPDFVFLSLPDGTSSKPAMPHDFLPFMSKLNFNCKDPFQEILSLMIEKQEQDDQLPCIIFEIFMSFAQEVASHLKLPNIIFHTNSVATLLTFLAYARLKAEGYTPPQDSTSTELVPGLHPLRFKDLPVTNFAHLDGMWRVIAMLSNIGSSSAIIWNTMDCLEQSVLAQYQRQCQVPNFSIGPMHKIASAPSSSLLEEDSSCISWLDKQGHNSVIYASFGSIASVDAKELTEMAWGLANSQQTFLWVLRPDPAKGSEPSDCLPDDFKETVGERGCIVKWAPQQLVLAHSSVGGFLSHCGWNSTLESISEGVPMICKPAFGDQLINTRYISHEWGNGFELENDLGRGEIERAIKMLMVEKEGQEMRQRAAELKEKTQVSIKSGSGHPSYECSEILQLSYVVTVWMSLTLCN; from the exons ATGGAAAATCAGGGGCGCCGGAGATGCCGAAAACTGGTGCTAGTTCCATGTCCATTCCAAGGACACATAAATCCGATGCTTCAGCTCGGCACCATCCTCCACTCTAGAGGTTTCTCCATCACTATTGCTCATGCCCAATTCAATTCTCCTCAAACTTCCAATCATCCTGATTTTGTCTTCCTATCACTACCCGATGGCACATCATCCAAACCTGCAATGCCTCACGATTTTTTACCCTTCATGTCAAAGCTTAACTTTAACTGCAAAGATCCATTCCAGGAAATTTTAAGTCTTATGATAGAGAAACAGGAGCAGGATGACCAACTCCCCTGCATCATTTTCGAAATATTCATGTCGTTTGCTCAAGAAGTGGCTAGCCATCTGAAGCTACCAAACATCATCTTCCACACTAATAGCGTTGCTACTTTGCTGACGTTCCTTGCATATGCTCGACTCAAAGCCGAAGGATACACTCCTCCACAAG ATTCCACCTCAACAGAGTTAGTGCCAGGGCTTCATCCCCTCAGATTTAAGGATTTACCAGTAACTAATTTTGCTCATTTAGATGGCATGTGGCGTGTAATAGCTATGCTGAGCAATATAGGGTCATCCTCAGCCATCATATGGAATACCATGGATTGCCTTGAACAATCAGTATTAGCGCAATATCAACGGCAATGTCAAGTTCCAAATTTCTCAATAGGTCCCATGCACAAAATTGCTTCGGCGCCCTCTAGTAGCTTACTGGAAGAGGACAGCAGCTGCATCTCATGGCTTGACAAGCAAGGCCACAACTCCGTTATCTATGCAAGTTTTGGAAGCATAGCATCCGTGGATGCCAAAGAGCTAACAGAAATGGCTTGGGGCCTAGCCAACAGCCAACAAACCTTCCTGTGGGTGCTTAGGCCTGATCCAGCTAAGGGATCAGAGCCTAGTGATTGTCTTCCTGATGACTTCAAAGAGACTGTTGGAGAAAGAGGCTGCATAGTGAAATGGGCACCACAGCAACTAGTGTTGGCACATAGTTCTGTGGGAGGGTTTTTGAGCCACTGTGGTTGGAATTCGACACTTGAAAGCATAAGTGAAGGGGTTCCAATGATTTGCAAACCAGCTTTCGGGGATCAATTAATAAACACAAGGTACATCAGTCATGAATGGGGAAATGGGTTTGAATTGGAAAATGATTTGGGAAGAGGGGAGATAGAGAGAGCTATAAAAATGCTGATGGTGGAAAAAGAGGGACAGGAGATGAGGCAGAGGGCAGCAGAGTTGAAAGAAAAAACTCAAGTTAGTATCAAGAGCG GCAGTGGACACCCATCCTATGAATGCTCAGAAATCTTACAGCTCAGTTATGTAGTGACTGTATGGATGTCACTAACTTTGTGCAACTGA
- the LOC123209393 gene encoding 18.1 kDa class I heat shock protein-like, protein MSLIPRGSIFDPFSLDVWDPFKAFPLPSSSSSLTSRFPQETSAFVKTRVDWKETPEAHVFKADLPGLKKEEVKVEIEDDRVLQISGQRNIEKEDKNDTWHRVERSSGQFSRRFRLPENVKMDQVKASMENGVLTVTVPKVEMKKTIVKTIQISD, encoded by the coding sequence ATGTCTCTGATTCCTAGAGGAAGTATCTTCGATCCGTTCTCTCTTGATGTTTGGGATCCTTTCAAGGCCTTCCCTCTCCCTTCTTCGTCCTCTTCACTGACCTCTCGTTTTCCTCAAGAAACCTCTGCTTTTGTCAAAACTCGTGTTGACTGGAAGGAAACTCCAGAAGCTCACGTGTTCAAGGCCGATCTTCCAGGGCTAAAGAAGGAGGAAGTGAAGGTGGAGATCGAAGACGACAGGGTGCTTCAAATCAGTGGGCAGAGGAATATAGAGAAGGAAGACAAGAACGACACGTGGCACCGTGTGGAACGTAGCAGTGGCCAGTTCTCGAGGAGGTTCAGGCTGCCGGAGAATGTGAAGATGGATCAGGTTAAAGCTTCCATGGAGAATGGAGTTCTTACTGTTACTGTTCCTAAAGTGGAGATGAAGAAAACTATTGTGAAGACCATCCAGATTTCTGACTGA